From the genome of Haladaptatus paucihalophilus DX253, one region includes:
- a CDS encoding ParA family protein, translated as MAGEHNSGEPRAVSVGVLKGGFGKTTTAINLARELAHRNGSALVVDLDDNGHMSQNLGFTEQYSAEENHAEAVLINGEDPTQYIQTVSHGLDIFPAHVQLEDVQSGLKEATMGTTRLKENLINPLLGDEYEYIVVDCPANRGKLNDNAMYATGNIIIPLRAESGYESGLSSTVQRLVQEARQYFELNILAITPTDLQDRIDQDTRDRSLLKEINNRDGVSKLVPNYARITSDDWEAIDQGKQNGNLPGIRHRAAIDRAHDEGVPLRDYDEACDQLEAYDELAQIVEQGEVVHK; from the coding sequence ATGGCAGGGGAACACAACAGCGGAGAACCGCGCGCCGTTTCTGTCGGCGTACTCAAAGGCGGGTTCGGAAAGACAACGACGGCGATTAACCTCGCTCGTGAGTTAGCTCATCGAAACGGCTCAGCTCTCGTTGTCGACCTCGACGACAACGGCCACATGAGCCAGAACCTCGGATTCACAGAACAGTATAGTGCCGAAGAGAATCACGCCGAAGCCGTTCTTATCAACGGAGAGGATCCAACGCAATACATTCAAACAGTAAGCCACGGGCTCGATATTTTCCCTGCCCACGTGCAACTCGAAGACGTCCAGAGTGGGCTAAAGGAAGCGACAATGGGAACGACACGACTCAAGGAGAACCTCATCAATCCGCTTCTCGGTGACGAGTACGAGTACATTGTGGTCGACTGTCCAGCAAATCGCGGGAAGTTGAACGACAACGCCATGTACGCAACAGGGAACATTATCATCCCCCTTCGCGCAGAGAGCGGGTATGAAAGCGGGCTCTCTAGCACTGTTCAACGGCTCGTTCAAGAAGCACGGCAGTACTTTGAGTTGAACATCCTCGCGATTACACCCACGGACTTACAAGATCGTATCGACCAAGATACCCGCGACCGGTCACTCCTCAAGGAGATCAACAATCGGGATGGTGTTTCAAAGCTCGTACCGAACTATGCACGAATAACCAGTGATGATTGGGAAGCGATCGATCAAGGGAAACAAAACGGTAATCTTCCGGGGATTCGACACCGAGCGGCGATCGATCGTGCGCACGATGAAGGTGTTCCACTTCGAGACTACGATGAGGCGTGCGATCAGCTCGAAGCCTACGACGAGCTCGCTCAAATCGTCGAGCAGGGGGAGGTGGTGCACAAATGA
- a CDS encoding Cdc6/Cdc18 family protein, which produces MHPYDAGQIREILSKRRDTFQPDVLEDGVIPRVAALAAREHGDARKAIVILSSTGKLAARNSVSSVTEEHVDAAQDYAEMSRFQELIRGSTPHSKYILFALAYLQKSSLKQAFNTGEIYRVYEDVCKSEGTDPLSHQRVLELLKVWAFSDVTENRHTDGGKSEGSYRERSLLRDSDMVLDTVFEQPKTKQNIVFDLQNS; this is translated from the coding sequence ATCCATCCGTATGATGCCGGGCAAATCCGTGAAATTCTGAGTAAACGGCGAGATACATTCCAACCCGATGTTCTCGAAGATGGTGTTATCCCACGCGTAGCAGCGCTTGCCGCGCGTGAGCATGGTGACGCACGGAAAGCAATTGTAATTCTCTCGAGCACTGGAAAGTTGGCTGCTCGGAATAGCGTTTCTAGTGTCACAGAGGAGCATGTCGATGCAGCACAGGATTATGCGGAAATGTCGCGGTTCCAAGAGCTAATTCGGGGATCGACTCCCCATTCGAAATATATCCTATTCGCGCTCGCCTATCTCCAGAAATCTTCCCTGAAACAAGCATTCAACACAGGCGAGATCTACCGTGTGTACGAAGACGTCTGTAAGAGTGAAGGAACTGATCCTCTCAGTCACCAGCGAGTGCTGGAACTGTTGAAGGTATGGGCCTTTAGTGACGTCACTGAAAATCGGCATACTGATGGTGGCAAGAGTGAAGGGAGCTATCGGGAACGCTCCCTCTTGCGCGACTCGGATATGGTTCTCGATACTGTATTTGAACAGCCAAAAACGAAGCAGAATATCGTGTTTGATCTTCAAAACAGCTGA
- a CDS encoding Cdc6/Cdc18 family protein has translation MIHDARVLQPQFVPEEVEHRNAEINTLSNTLKPIMDGQNGETSLLLGPSGAGKTCIAKFTIERLRENVLDIDRQYVNCWQDYTRFQVLYRILEGIGETVNIHRRSTPKDELLDRLQRYDGPQFIVILDEVDQLEDKSVLYDLYRMPTISMVLITNREDELFSHLDGRLASRLRTCVRVPFEKYHLDELVSILRARVQWGLSEGAIGNQELELIADAAAGDARVAIGILRNAARRADQSGLDYISTDIVDEAIPDGQREVRQKTISQLNAHQRALYDILEEEGELNPGELYEAYQERVENPKTNRTVRNHLSKMEHYRLVVADGKNRARTYQLR, from the coding sequence ATGATTCACGATGCTCGCGTCCTGCAACCACAGTTCGTCCCGGAAGAGGTCGAGCATCGCAACGCCGAGATCAACACCCTCTCGAATACACTCAAACCCATCATGGACGGTCAAAACGGCGAAACATCGCTCCTATTGGGACCGTCCGGCGCGGGGAAAACCTGTATCGCGAAGTTCACCATCGAGCGACTACGTGAGAACGTTCTCGATATCGACCGCCAGTACGTCAACTGCTGGCAGGATTACACGCGATTTCAAGTCCTCTATCGTATTCTCGAAGGCATTGGCGAAACTGTCAACATCCATCGTCGATCGACACCGAAAGACGAACTCCTCGACCGTCTTCAGCGGTACGATGGACCACAGTTCATCGTCATCCTCGACGAAGTCGACCAACTCGAAGACAAGAGCGTCTTGTATGATTTGTATCGGATGCCGACCATCTCGATGGTACTCATTACGAACCGCGAGGACGAGCTATTTTCCCATCTCGACGGTCGATTGGCCAGCCGGTTGCGGACGTGTGTTCGCGTTCCGTTCGAAAAGTACCACCTCGACGAACTCGTTTCGATCCTTCGTGCTCGTGTCCAATGGGGACTTTCGGAAGGCGCAATCGGAAACCAGGAACTCGAACTGATCGCAGACGCAGCAGCGGGTGATGCACGGGTCGCAATCGGCATTCTCAGGAACGCGGCACGTCGCGCCGACCAGAGTGGTCTGGATTACATTTCAACCGATATCGTTGATGAGGCAATCCCGGATGGCCAGCGCGAAGTTCGGCAGAAAACGATCAGTCAACTCAACGCTCATCAGCGCGCCCTCTACGACATTTTGGAAGAAGAGGGTGAACTCAATCCAGGGGAACTCTACGAGGCATATCAGGAACGCGTCGAGAATCCGAAAACAAATCGGACAGTCAGAAATCACCTCTCGAAAATGGAGCACTATCGGCTCGTCGTGGCCGATGGGAAGAATCGAGCGCGAACATACCAACTCCGCTGA
- a CDS encoding type B DNA-directed DNA polymerase, which translates to MVYKIDSVDGDVFRWSVTESGVECEVDESYTPTIHVSVHGDGDFSTARAALRDHPAVTRVAVVEGRVSFRHDPEQVLRVDVVDLKAVNSVARMVSKWGSPGEYRCYNVDFSREFRYCLEEGIDPLPKHELSKMQIAVSETELASEQVTELTIDDEMVTGSGADVLTALSARVESVDPDVLFLNTSDLIPILFQQADRLDVEFQLGRRPGWQQLAGESTYESYGQVGHSPARYNLPGRVIIDGSNTFMWNQTNLDGCLYLVEQSGKPLQELAWSSIGNVLTGIQIQEARERDVLVPWRSWRHEQFKTMRQLHDADRGGFTFTPDVGLHEDVHELDFSSLYPSIIVTRNVSPEKIRCECHAGREDVPGIGYSICDERGYLPDVLEPLIEDRDAIKAEIRETEDEERRDELEGQSSAIKWILVSCFGYQGFSNAKFGRIECHEAINAYAREILLETKAVLEENGWRIVHGIVDSVWVTPIEGEEQTSLSELVSEISEEVEIRLEHEAHYDWIAFVPLRDSDAGALTKYFGKVADEDAYKYRGIECRQRSTPSYIDEAQKALIRAVDAYRDPEAVCGELRSWVNRLERGVVDPSELVITNRVSKKREDYTQSTRSVAALERAADLGLARAPGQSVSYVVVDDSKKSRERVKLASEEVDEYDVEFYRELLVRATASVLSPLGWRELDIERELEQYTESSLTSFR; encoded by the coding sequence ATGGTGTACAAAATCGACTCCGTTGACGGCGACGTGTTCAGGTGGTCGGTAACCGAGTCGGGGGTGGAATGTGAAGTAGATGAATCGTACACGCCGACGATCCATGTGTCCGTCCATGGTGATGGCGACTTTTCGACGGCACGTGCTGCACTTCGGGACCATCCTGCCGTTACGCGGGTTGCTGTGGTTGAGGGACGCGTGAGCTTTCGGCACGACCCCGAGCAAGTACTCCGAGTGGATGTAGTTGACCTCAAGGCGGTGAATTCAGTGGCACGAATGGTGAGCAAGTGGGGCTCTCCTGGTGAGTATCGCTGCTACAACGTTGATTTCTCGCGAGAGTTCCGCTACTGTCTCGAAGAAGGAATCGATCCGTTGCCGAAACACGAACTCTCGAAGATGCAGATTGCTGTGTCGGAGACGGAGCTTGCGAGTGAGCAAGTTACTGAACTTACGATCGACGATGAGATGGTGACTGGGAGTGGTGCGGACGTGTTAACGGCATTGTCGGCTCGTGTTGAGTCGGTTGACCCCGACGTTCTGTTCCTGAACACCAGTGACCTCATTCCCATCCTCTTCCAGCAGGCCGACCGACTCGACGTAGAGTTCCAGCTTGGACGACGACCCGGATGGCAGCAGTTGGCGGGTGAATCGACCTACGAAAGCTACGGGCAAGTCGGGCACTCCCCGGCACGCTACAATCTGCCCGGTCGGGTGATCATCGATGGCTCGAATACGTTCATGTGGAATCAGACGAATCTCGACGGCTGTCTGTATCTCGTCGAGCAGTCGGGCAAACCGCTGCAGGAGTTGGCATGGTCCTCGATTGGGAATGTTCTGACCGGGATTCAGATCCAAGAAGCTCGTGAACGGGATGTGCTTGTCCCGTGGCGTTCGTGGCGACACGAGCAGTTCAAAACGATGCGCCAGTTGCACGACGCCGACCGAGGTGGGTTCACGTTTACACCGGACGTCGGGCTGCACGAGGATGTCCACGAACTCGACTTCTCCTCGTTGTATCCGAGTATCATCGTCACGCGGAATGTGAGCCCTGAGAAGATTCGGTGTGAGTGCCATGCTGGTCGAGAAGATGTGCCGGGCATCGGGTATTCGATTTGTGATGAGCGTGGGTACCTTCCGGATGTGCTTGAGCCGTTGATCGAAGATCGTGATGCGATTAAAGCCGAGATTCGGGAGACTGAGGACGAAGAACGTCGCGACGAGTTGGAAGGCCAATCGAGTGCGATCAAGTGGATTTTGGTCTCCTGTTTCGGCTATCAGGGGTTTTCGAACGCGAAGTTCGGACGGATCGAGTGCCACGAGGCGATCAACGCGTATGCTCGGGAGATTCTGTTGGAGACGAAAGCAGTGCTCGAGGAGAACGGGTGGCGCATTGTGCATGGTATCGTCGATAGTGTGTGGGTGACGCCGATCGAAGGCGAGGAACAGACGTCGCTTTCGGAGCTTGTCTCGGAGATTTCTGAAGAAGTGGAAATTCGGCTCGAACACGAAGCGCACTACGACTGGATTGCGTTTGTGCCATTGCGTGATTCGGATGCTGGTGCCTTGACGAAGTACTTCGGGAAGGTCGCTGATGAGGACGCGTACAAGTATCGGGGCATCGAGTGTCGCCAGCGGAGTACGCCGTCGTATATCGATGAGGCGCAGAAAGCGTTGATTCGAGCGGTGGATGCGTATCGTGATCCAGAGGCGGTGTGTGGGGAACTACGGTCGTGGGTCAATCGTCTTGAGCGTGGGGTAGTCGATCCGAGTGAGTTGGTGATCACGAATCGTGTTTCGAAAAAGCGGGAGGACTACACGCAATCGACGCGGAGTGTGGCGGCACTGGAGCGGGCGGCGGATTTGGGGTTGGCGCGTGCGCCTGGTCAGAGTGTCTCGTATGTGGTGGTGGACGATTCGAAGAAATCGCGGGAGCGGGTGAAATTGGCAAGTGAGGAGGTAGACGAGTATGATGTCGAGTTTTATCGGGAGTTGTTGGTTCGTGCGACAGCGAGTGTATTGTCACCGCTTGGGTGGCGAGAATTGGATATTGAACGGGAGTTAGAGCAGTATACCGAGTCGAGTTTGACGTCGTTTAGGTAA
- a CDS encoding ferritin: protein MLKDSLEEALNEQINAELYSEYLYLSMAAYYEDEGLPGFASWMRAQADEERAHAMRIYDFVIERDGRVTLDTIDSPPKEWSSPSDAFEAAYEHEVEITGMINDLVALAREENDNATENMLQWFVAEQVEEEATAQAVLDKLKHVGDDGPGLLMVDQELGQRGGAGGDSGGNEASTSEPTGE, encoded by the coding sequence ATGCTCAAAGATTCGCTCGAGGAGGCATTGAACGAACAGATCAACGCTGAACTCTACTCGGAGTACTTGTACCTCTCGATGGCGGCCTACTACGAGGATGAAGGTCTGCCCGGGTTCGCGTCGTGGATGCGGGCCCAGGCCGACGAGGAGCGTGCTCACGCGATGCGAATTTATGACTTCGTCATCGAGCGCGACGGACGAGTTACTCTGGATACTATTGACAGTCCGCCAAAGGAGTGGTCCAGTCCGTCTGACGCCTTCGAGGCAGCCTACGAACACGAGGTCGAAATAACCGGGATGATCAATGACCTCGTCGCACTCGCCCGTGAAGAGAACGACAACGCGACCGAGAACATGCTCCAGTGGTTCGTTGCGGAGCAGGTCGAGGAGGAGGCGACAGCACAGGCCGTTCTGGATAAACTCAAGCACGTCGGTGACGACGGTCCCGGCCTCCTGATGGTTGATCAGGAACTCGGCCAGCGTGGTGGCGCCGGAGGGGACTCGGGCGGAAACGAAGCGTCCACATCTGAGCCCACGGGCGAGTAA
- a CDS encoding DUF7385 family protein, whose product MDEVDLKSLVSSLTPQEENQSIKSYQNTVSVACPACDEPFEDLVVCKQNPTSLNLSLQLDLCVGVEDDRALIFTHRH is encoded by the coding sequence ATGGACGAGGTAGACCTCAAGTCCCTGGTGTCGTCACTAACGCCCCAGGAGGAGAACCAGTCGATCAAGTCGTACCAGAACACGGTTTCAGTGGCATGTCCGGCATGCGACGAACCATTCGAAGACCTCGTCGTCTGCAAGCAGAACCCGACGAGCCTCAACCTCTCATTGCAACTCGACCTCTGCGTCGGCGTCGAAGACGATCGCGCATTGATCTTCACGCACAGACATTAG
- a CDS encoding DUF7521 family protein yields the protein MAPVATVIDWVIIALALGSTLVGSYVGYQAYRGYRRHDSRTMQALSMGLFFLTAVAFSIAFVGSLLLREGYLGLQYQQPLTLVTRLFQFFGVLLIAYSLHSRG from the coding sequence ATGGCACCTGTAGCCACCGTCATCGATTGGGTTATCATCGCGCTCGCCCTCGGGTCGACGCTCGTCGGTAGTTACGTTGGCTATCAGGCCTACCGTGGGTATCGCCGCCACGACAGCCGAACGATGCAAGCACTCTCCATGGGCCTGTTTTTCCTCACTGCCGTCGCGTTCAGCATCGCCTTCGTCGGTTCGCTGCTACTCCGCGAGGGCTACCTCGGTTTGCAGTACCAGCAACCGCTCACGCTCGTCACGCGACTGTTTCAGTTCTTCGGCGTTCTGCTGATCGCCTACTCGCTGCATTCGCGCGGGTAG
- a CDS encoding ArsR/SmtB family transcription factor — protein sequence MSEDPALGELLDILSDEYAREILAATSIKPMSAQELADECEMSKPTVYRRVERLQGHGLLEEQTKIRTRNNHYSVYTATLSEVSIELDTGSFEAAVTRTDESFPGERESDTADRFKKMWEDL from the coding sequence GTGAGTGAGGATCCAGCGCTGGGTGAGCTTCTCGATATCCTCAGTGACGAGTACGCCCGGGAAATCCTCGCAGCAACGAGTATCAAACCAATGTCCGCACAAGAGCTTGCCGACGAATGTGAGATGTCCAAACCGACGGTCTACCGCCGAGTGGAACGGTTACAGGGACACGGACTCCTCGAAGAGCAGACCAAGATTCGGACCCGCAACAATCACTACAGCGTTTATACGGCCACGCTGTCGGAGGTCTCTATCGAGTTGGACACCGGGTCCTTCGAGGCGGCCGTAACGCGCACTGACGAATCGTTTCCCGGGGAACGGGAGAGCGACACCGCCGACCGCTTCAAGAAGATGTGGGAGGACCTCTGA
- a CDS encoding LolA family protein: MSPTRLRFNRRTFVALLLLGVVLSAVLWAAGGTIDDANPSVDANVTERYRSIDAFTGTRAVTMRTNGTVTSRNVATVTLVPGTDRKRVRFQNASDRRYELQVSNGSTLWLHDIDQNVVTTVELTGPPTDSQTAVRLQRLVAAAGLTDDAGRPKSIGVSPLPALPRHAGATPQMDGNRSYAVEFVKTGTVGGRDAYVLDITPADNRSEDSYRQRLWVDTERFYPLRKETAWTVNDTRQSVTTTYTNVTFDPQVSADTFRSEIDDNTTVRRPDTPNTEWYRSRADLEAQSSIAVPDPTVPPAFELVYATQTTGRIEGVGLRYAADGRELSVAKFNYTLDIEEDEHDVTIDGQPATIDHGTTNSLSWNCNGYGYTVRGTGVKIDLIVEVGRSVGCHA, encoded by the coding sequence ATGAGCCCCACGCGACTCCGATTCAACCGACGCACATTCGTCGCGCTCTTGCTCCTCGGCGTCGTGCTCTCCGCGGTCCTCTGGGCCGCGGGAGGTACGATAGACGACGCGAACCCTTCGGTCGACGCCAACGTGACCGAGCGCTACCGCTCCATCGACGCGTTCACAGGCACGCGGGCGGTCACGATGCGGACTAACGGCACCGTCACGTCTCGAAACGTCGCCACCGTCACGCTCGTCCCGGGAACCGACCGGAAACGAGTCCGCTTCCAAAACGCATCGGATCGACGGTACGAACTGCAGGTCTCGAACGGTTCGACGCTTTGGCTCCACGATATCGACCAGAACGTCGTGACGACCGTCGAGTTGACGGGACCACCGACCGATTCTCAAACGGCCGTTCGACTCCAACGGCTCGTCGCAGCCGCGGGGCTGACCGACGACGCGGGGCGACCCAAATCCATCGGCGTGTCGCCGTTACCCGCCTTGCCGCGACACGCCGGTGCCACCCCCCAGATGGACGGAAACCGTAGTTACGCCGTCGAGTTCGTCAAGACCGGGACCGTCGGCGGGCGAGACGCGTACGTACTCGACATCACTCCCGCGGACAACCGGAGCGAGGACAGCTACCGACAGCGGTTGTGGGTAGACACCGAGCGATTCTACCCGTTGCGCAAGGAGACGGCGTGGACCGTCAACGATACCCGTCAGTCGGTGACGACGACGTACACGAACGTGACGTTCGACCCGCAGGTGTCGGCGGACACGTTCCGTTCCGAGATAGACGACAACACGACGGTGCGGCGGCCGGATACTCCGAACACGGAGTGGTACCGGAGCCGCGCCGACTTAGAGGCGCAGAGTTCGATTGCGGTGCCGGACCCGACCGTGCCGCCCGCGTTCGAACTGGTCTACGCGACGCAAACGACCGGCCGCATCGAGGGGGTCGGCCTCCGGTACGCCGCTGACGGACGCGAACTCTCGGTTGCGAAGTTCAACTACACCCTCGACATCGAGGAGGACGAACACGACGTGACGATCGACGGACAGCCGGCGACTATCGACCACGGAACGACCAATTCGCTCTCGTGGAACTGCAACGGCTACGGCTACACTGTCCGGGGAACCGGTGTCAAAATCGACCTCATCGTCGAAGTCGGCCGTTCGGTGGGCTGTCACGCCTAA
- a CDS encoding DUF7344 domain-containing protein — translation MKTPNDQQTLSPDTVFDVLRNPRRQFVLAYLRQQNHPVTLTELARQTTAWEADVPVSEVDEESMKPVYTSLSHAQLPKLVDHGLLEYTSDDRRTVDTTGRMRILEADFDFTALVEPQRYYTE, via the coding sequence ATGAAAACACCGAACGACCAACAGACGCTCTCGCCAGATACCGTCTTCGACGTACTTCGGAACCCTCGTCGCCAGTTCGTCTTAGCGTATCTCCGACAGCAGAATCACCCGGTGACGCTCACCGAACTCGCGCGCCAGACTACCGCGTGGGAAGCAGATGTCCCGGTGTCGGAGGTCGATGAGGAGTCGATGAAACCGGTGTATACATCGCTATCACACGCCCAATTGCCGAAACTCGTGGACCACGGACTGCTCGAATACACGAGCGATGATCGACGGACCGTCGATACTACGGGTCGAATGCGGATACTCGAAGCCGATTTCGATTTTACTGCTCTCGTCGAACCGCAGCGGTACTACACCGAGTGA
- a CDS encoding M48 family metallopeptidase yields MTISLIVRAWGITLGLLAATLLAVAAVVRTGAPLPVVGLGLFVFGIIAFLSYRSGGRYEFEHEHARPFDPNELPDVQRAVLEVCETAGRPVPRIVLMEMDAPGAVVGYDDGEPVVAFDPLLPQIVGRVGVSALFAHELGHLGTDIHTDAIRAYTPQILGFSAFWLVLLAGRGPFVAAIGSLLFSALAFIEERPIRLVRYALGLGVEPLALALSRYANRMEEYRADAYAAHVVDPETLADALYRVAAIATGENIEDIAGPIPWNTDRSLLFSLFATHPSIENRVARLGCDIPTWASPYRPRQIA; encoded by the coding sequence ATGACGATTTCGCTGATCGTTCGTGCGTGGGGAATCACGCTCGGGCTATTGGCCGCCACGCTCCTCGCGGTTGCAGCTGTCGTTCGGACAGGTGCCCCCCTCCCTGTCGTTGGCCTCGGGCTGTTCGTGTTCGGTATCATCGCCTTTCTGTCGTACCGCTCCGGTGGTCGCTACGAGTTCGAACACGAACACGCCAGACCGTTCGACCCCAACGAGTTACCAGACGTTCAGCGGGCGGTACTCGAAGTCTGCGAAACTGCGGGTCGTCCCGTTCCTCGAATCGTCCTCATGGAGATGGACGCGCCGGGTGCCGTCGTCGGCTACGACGACGGTGAACCCGTCGTCGCGTTCGACCCGCTCCTCCCGCAAATCGTCGGGCGAGTAGGCGTGAGTGCGTTGTTCGCACACGAACTCGGTCATTTGGGAACGGATATCCACACGGACGCGATCCGTGCGTACACTCCCCAGATACTCGGTTTCAGCGCGTTCTGGCTCGTCCTTCTTGCAGGACGCGGCCCGTTCGTAGCCGCCATCGGGTCACTGTTGTTCAGCGCCCTCGCGTTCATCGAAGAGCGACCAATCCGCCTCGTTCGGTATGCACTCGGGTTGGGTGTCGAACCACTCGCGCTCGCGCTGAGTCGGTATGCGAATCGAATGGAAGAGTACCGCGCGGACGCCTACGCCGCCCACGTCGTGGACCCCGAAACGCTCGCCGATGCGCTCTATCGAGTCGCAGCTATCGCAACTGGCGAGAACATCGAGGATATCGCGGGTCCGATTCCGTGGAACACGGATCGTTCACTTCTCTTTTCCTTGTTCGCAACCCATCCATCGATAGAAAACCGCGTGGCTCGACTCGGCTGTGATATCCCCACGTGGGCCAGTCCGTATCGACCGCGTCAGATCGCATAA
- a CDS encoding 2,3-butanediol dehydrogenase encodes MQAARWHGQHDIRVEETEETSVGATDVRVAVDTCGICGSDLHEYAAGPIFIPEGEPHAVSGEKAPITMGHEFSGVVSEIGADVEDLSEGDAVAINPILYCGECRQCRQGTYHLCDSGGFIGLSGGGGGFAENVVVSAEQAVPLGEDVPLEHGALVEPLSVGLHAVRRSGISAGDTVAVFGSGPIGLSVIQCARAAGARRIFVSEPRAARRDRAADSGADHLIDPTEVDAVGEILSSTDGGVDAAFEVAGIEATFNAALESTRPGGTVTVVSIWEETVNMPPNTVVLGERTLTGTLAYLGGPRSNEEYGMVIDMLADGTLDPDPLVTDRIELDDIVDEGFESLLDESSDQVKIFVKP; translated from the coding sequence ATGCAAGCTGCACGGTGGCATGGACAACATGATATTCGCGTCGAAGAGACGGAGGAAACGAGTGTCGGAGCAACGGATGTGCGCGTAGCGGTCGATACGTGTGGCATCTGTGGCTCCGATTTACACGAGTACGCGGCGGGACCCATATTCATCCCTGAAGGGGAGCCGCATGCGGTTTCGGGTGAAAAGGCGCCCATTACGATGGGACACGAATTCAGCGGTGTCGTCAGCGAAATCGGAGCGGACGTGGAAGATCTCAGTGAAGGTGATGCGGTGGCGATCAATCCCATTCTCTACTGTGGCGAGTGTCGCCAATGTCGACAGGGAACGTATCACCTCTGTGATTCTGGTGGCTTCATCGGTCTGTCCGGTGGCGGCGGTGGGTTCGCCGAAAACGTCGTCGTGAGCGCGGAGCAAGCAGTCCCCCTTGGAGAGGATGTTCCGCTCGAACACGGTGCGCTCGTCGAACCGTTGAGTGTCGGGCTCCACGCCGTTCGTCGTTCCGGTATTAGCGCTGGCGACACTGTCGCAGTCTTCGGCAGCGGTCCTATCGGCCTATCGGTGATTCAGTGTGCACGGGCGGCCGGTGCCAGACGCATCTTCGTCTCGGAACCTCGGGCGGCCCGCCGCGACCGAGCGGCAGACTCCGGAGCCGACCATCTCATCGACCCGACTGAGGTGGATGCCGTCGGCGAAATACTCTCATCGACTGACGGTGGCGTCGATGCAGCATTCGAAGTCGCTGGCATCGAAGCGACGTTCAACGCCGCGCTCGAAAGCACCCGACCGGGTGGAACCGTTACCGTTGTGAGCATCTGGGAAGAGACGGTGAATATGCCTCCGAATACGGTCGTCCTCGGCGAACGAACGCTCACCGGGACGCTCGCATATCTGGGGGGACCACGCTCGAACGAAGAATACGGGATGGTTATTGATATGCTCGCGGACGGGACACTCGACCCCGATCCGCTCGTTACCGACCGCATCGAACTCGATGATATCGTCGACGAGGGGTTCGAATCCCTCCTCGACGAAAGTAGCGACCAAGTGAAAATCTTCGTCAAACCGTGA